In the genome of Saccharomonospora viridis DSM 43017, one region contains:
- a CDS encoding isoprenyl transferase, translating to MSLRSFLSHVVYTVYSWRLKQQAAGRHPRHIGIILDGNRRWAREAGFTDVNGGHRVGARKIADFLGWCREAKVEVVTLWLLSTDNVRNRSSEEVAALLEIIPDVVDELAKPGNPWRLSIVGALDMLPTDVAARLTAAAQRTDGRNGMIVNVAVGYGGRQEIADAVRKLLQQHAEEGTSIQQLAETLDVDHIAEHLYTSGQPDPDLIIRTSGEQRLSGFLLWQSAHSEFWFTEAYWPAFRKVDFLRALRDYAVRHRRYGG from the coding sequence GTGAGTCTTCGGTCGTTCCTCTCCCACGTGGTCTACACGGTCTATTCGTGGCGGCTCAAGCAGCAGGCCGCGGGACGACACCCGCGCCACATCGGCATCATCCTCGACGGCAACCGTCGCTGGGCGCGTGAAGCGGGGTTCACCGACGTCAACGGTGGTCACCGGGTGGGCGCCCGCAAGATCGCGGACTTCCTCGGCTGGTGCCGGGAGGCGAAGGTCGAGGTCGTCACGCTGTGGCTGCTGTCGACGGACAACGTGCGCAACCGCTCCAGCGAGGAGGTCGCCGCGCTCCTGGAGATCATTCCGGACGTCGTGGACGAACTCGCCAAACCGGGCAATCCGTGGCGGTTGTCGATCGTGGGTGCGCTGGACATGCTCCCCACGGACGTCGCGGCGAGGCTCACCGCCGCCGCGCAGCGCACCGACGGCCGCAACGGCATGATCGTCAATGTGGCCGTCGGGTACGGCGGTCGCCAGGAGATCGCCGACGCCGTGCGCAAGTTGCTGCAGCAGCACGCCGAAGAGGGCACCTCCATCCAGCAGCTCGCCGAAACCCTCGATGTCGACCACATCGCCGAACACCTGTACACCTCGGGACAGCCGGACCCGGATTTGATCATTCGCACTTCCGGGGAACAACGATTGTCCGGTTTTCTGTTGTGGCAATCGGCGCATTCGGAGTTCTGGTTCACCGAGGCGTACTGGCCCGCGTTCCGGAAGGTCGACTTCCTCAGAGCTCTGCGTGACTACGCCGTTCGCCACCGCCGGTACGGCGGATGA
- the trhA gene encoding PAQR family membrane homeostasis protein TrhA translates to MSVATHKQNEATPSDVVDTRPRLRGHIHFWSFFGAVAAGATLIALAASTVSGLAALATSIYGVTVLGVFGVSALYHRRIWSPKAYAWMKRADHSMIFLFIAGTYTPFTLLAMSQPTGYVVLGVVWGGAVAGVALKMLWPTAPRWLGVPIYIALGWVAIFVLPELAHNAGVAALVLLLVGGALYTVGSVFYATRWPNYWPKTFGYHEFFHACTVAAAITHYIAIWLAMYA, encoded by the coding sequence GTGAGCGTAGCGACGCACAAACAGAACGAAGCAACACCGTCCGACGTCGTCGACACCCGTCCGCGGCTTCGTGGGCACATCCACTTCTGGAGTTTCTTCGGCGCGGTCGCGGCGGGTGCCACGCTGATCGCCCTGGCCGCGTCGACCGTGTCGGGGCTCGCCGCCCTGGCGACGTCGATCTACGGGGTCACGGTGCTCGGCGTGTTCGGGGTCAGCGCCTTGTACCACCGGCGGATCTGGAGCCCCAAGGCGTACGCGTGGATGAAACGCGCCGACCACTCGATGATCTTCCTGTTCATCGCGGGCACCTACACGCCGTTCACACTGTTGGCGATGTCCCAGCCGACCGGGTACGTCGTGCTCGGCGTGGTGTGGGGTGGCGCGGTCGCGGGTGTCGCGTTGAAGATGTTGTGGCCGACGGCGCCGCGTTGGCTCGGCGTGCCCATCTACATCGCGCTGGGCTGGGTCGCGATCTTCGTGCTGCCGGAGCTGGCGCACAACGCGGGCGTGGCGGCGCTGGTGTTGCTGCTCGTCGGCGGGGCCCTCTACACGGTGGGGTCGGTTTTCTACGCCACCCGTTGGCCGAACTACTGGCCCAAGACCTTCGGGTACCACGAGTTCTTCCACGCGTGCACGGTGGCGGCGGCCATCACGCACTACATCGCGATCTGGCTGGCCATGTACGCCTGA
- a CDS encoding ESX secretion-associated protein EspG: MTTVLTSPIALPRVVLLHLWELEGLGDPHPLLGAFDVYIPQSERGEFTNQCFQRLAELGLAHGDMLTRELRVILRIFASPGRELYCWSGYTDDPGRDRKFLVAAAGGEAAAMQVQDESVAIVSIDERRLVEEFVGELPQVPPAPVSELHTTRDAFDTRDEHHDMFATRLSPEKELEERLKAPREAVHQVYVGGTSDGRYRRSGPFSVIDLRDRGRIVVFADESRNLHCLPGTPANLARILTAAW; the protein is encoded by the coding sequence ATGACGACCGTGTTGACCAGTCCCATCGCGCTGCCGCGAGTGGTGTTGCTGCACCTGTGGGAATTGGAGGGCCTCGGCGACCCACACCCACTGCTGGGAGCGTTCGACGTGTACATCCCGCAAAGCGAGCGGGGTGAGTTCACGAATCAATGCTTCCAGCGGTTGGCCGAGCTCGGCCTGGCCCACGGGGACATGCTCACCCGCGAGCTCCGCGTCATCCTGCGGATCTTCGCCTCGCCGGGTCGGGAGCTGTACTGCTGGAGTGGCTACACCGACGACCCCGGCCGCGACCGGAAGTTCCTCGTGGCCGCCGCCGGTGGCGAGGCGGCGGCGATGCAGGTGCAAGACGAGTCGGTGGCGATCGTGTCGATCGACGAACGTCGCCTGGTCGAGGAGTTCGTCGGCGAACTGCCCCAGGTGCCACCCGCCCCGGTGTCGGAGCTGCACACCACCAGGGACGCCTTCGACACCCGCGACGAGCACCACGACATGTTCGCCACGCGACTGAGTCCGGAAAAAGAGCTCGAGGAGCGACTGAAAGCCCCACGCGAGGCGGTGCACCAGGTCTACGTCGGTGGCACCTCGGACGGCCGGTATCGGCGCAGCGGGCCGTTCTCCGTGATCGATCTCCGTGACCGGGGCAGGATCGTGGTGTTCGCCGACGAGTCCCGGAACCTGCACTGTCTTCCGGGAACCCCGGCCAATCTGGCCAGGATCCTCACGGCGGCCTGGTGA
- a CDS encoding DUF3558 domain-containing protein, with amino-acid sequence MGRVSAVVGVGLVLAVAGCSEGVDGDAAPTSESSVSVSASPSSSAQAGGSELPHSGAPAVADPLPESALPSDPCEVLTPQQVEEILGEGAAAGKRADLDGLGPGCDWSNRKTFGGFRIGFHTVNRQGLSASYANVKPRSAIFREVGPVDRFPAVAYKDSEDDPYCTVVVGLADDYAISATVTLSTEKEDAGVDSCGPAERIAATVVGNLKDRAGE; translated from the coding sequence ATGGGGCGCGTGAGCGCGGTGGTGGGTGTCGGTCTGGTGTTGGCCGTTGCTGGGTGTTCGGAGGGTGTGGACGGGGATGCGGCGCCGACGTCCGAGTCGTCGGTGTCCGTGTCGGCGAGTCCTTCGTCGAGTGCTCAGGCGGGTGGGTCGGAGTTGCCGCATAGTGGTGCGCCGGCTGTGGCGGATCCGTTGCCGGAGTCGGCGTTGCCCAGTGATCCGTGTGAGGTTCTTACGCCGCAGCAGGTTGAGGAAATACTGGGCGAAGGAGCGGCAGCGGGTAAACGAGCTGACTTGGATGGGCTCGGGCCGGGCTGTGACTGGAGCAACCGGAAGACCTTCGGCGGGTTCCGGATTGGTTTTCACACCGTTAATCGGCAAGGTCTGAGCGCGTCGTATGCCAATGTCAAGCCACGGAGTGCGATCTTCCGTGAGGTGGGGCCGGTCGATCGTTTTCCCGCGGTGGCCTACAAGGACAGTGAAGACGACCCTTATTGCACTGTGGTGGTGGGGTTGGCCGATGACTACGCGATATCGGCCACGGTGACGCTGAGCACCGAAAAAGAAGATGCCGGGGTGGATTCGTGTGGGCCTGCCGAGAGGATCGCTGCGACCGTTGTGGGGAATCTGAAGGACCGGGCGGGGGAGTGA
- a CDS encoding DUF3558 domain-containing protein: protein MGRVSAVVGVGLVLAVAGCSEGVDGDAAPTSESSVSVSASPSSSAQAGGSELPHSGAPAVADPLPESALPSDPCEVLTPQQVEEILGEGAAAGKRADLDGLGPGCDWSNRKTFGGFRIGFHTVNRQGLSASYANVKPQSSIFREVGPVDRFPAVAYKDSEDDPICTVVVGLADEYAISTGVALSMEKKNAGVDSCGPAERIAATVVGNLKDRAGE from the coding sequence ATGGGGCGCGTGAGCGCGGTGGTGGGTGTCGGTCTGGTGTTGGCCGTTGCTGGGTGTTCGGAGGGTGTGGACGGGGATGCGGCGCCGACGTCCGAGTCGTCGGTGTCCGTGTCGGCGAGTCCTTCGTCGAGTGCTCAGGCGGGTGGGTCGGAGTTGCCGCATAGTGGTGCGCCGGCTGTGGCGGATCCGTTGCCGGAGTCGGCGTTGCCCAGTGATCCGTGTGAGGTTCTTACGCCGCAGCAGGTTGAGGAAATACTGGGCGAAGGAGCGGCAGCGGGTAAACGAGCTGACTTGGATGGGCTCGGGCCGGGCTGTGACTGGAGCAACCGGAAGACCTTCGGCGGGTTCCGGATTGGTTTTCACACCGTTAATCGGCAAGGTCTGAGCGCGTCGTATGCCAATGTCAAGCCACAAAGCTCCATCTTTCGTGAGGTGGGGCCGGTCGATCGTTTCCCTGCAGTGGCTTATAAGGACAGTGAAGACGACCCTATTTGCACTGTGGTGGTGGGGTTGGCCGATGAGTATGCGATATCCACGGGCGTGGCTCTGAGCATGGAGAAAAAGAACGCCGGGGTGGATTCGTGTGGGCCTGCCGAGAGGATCGCTGCGACCGTTGTGGGGAACCTGAAGGACCGGGCGGGGGAGTGA
- a CDS encoding DUF3558 domain-containing protein: MGRVSAVVGVGLVLAVAGCSEGVDGDAAPTSESSVSVSASPSSSAQAGGSELPHSGAPAVADPLPESALPSDPCEVLTPQQVEEILGEGAAAGKRADLDGLGPGCDWGNQETLGGFQVSFHTATRQGLSASYAYAKPQSSIFREVGPVDRFPAVAYKDSEDDPICTVVVGLADEYAISTGVALSMEKKNAGVDSCGPAERIAATVVGNLKDRAGE, translated from the coding sequence ATGGGGCGCGTGAGCGCGGTGGTGGGTGTCGGTCTGGTGTTGGCCGTTGCTGGGTGTTCGGAGGGTGTGGACGGGGATGCGGCGCCGACGTCCGAGTCGTCGGTGTCCGTGTCGGCGAGTCCTTCGTCGAGTGCTCAGGCGGGTGGGTCGGAGTTGCCGCATAGTGGTGCGCCGGCTGTGGCGGATCCGTTGCCGGAGTCGGCGTTGCCCAGTGATCCGTGTGAGGTGCTCACGCCGCAGCAGGTTGAGGAAATACTGGGCGAAGGAGCGGCAGCGGGTAAACGAGCTGACTTGGATGGGCTCGGGCCGGGCTGTGACTGGGGGAATCAGGAAACCCTCGGTGGTTTTCAAGTTAGTTTTCATACTGCCACCCGGCAAGGCTTGAGTGCGTCGTATGCCTATGCCAAGCCACAAAGCTCCATCTTTCGTGAGGTGGGGCCGGTCGATCGTTTCCCTGCAGTGGCTTATAAGGACAGTGAAGACGACCCTATTTGCACTGTGGTGGTGGGGTTGGCCGATGAGTATGCGATATCCACGGGCGTGGCTCTGAGCATGGAGAAAAAGAACGCCGGGGTGGATTCGTGTGGGCCTGCCGAGAGGATCGCTGCGACCGTTGTGGGGAACCTGAAGGACCGGGCGGGGGAGTGA
- a CDS encoding DUF3558 domain-containing protein, with translation MGRVSAMVGVGLAVLAVAGCSEGVDGAAAPTSESSVSESAGPTSTSAQGSGSGLPHSGAPAVADPLPESALPSDPCEVLTPQQVKEALGEGATEGERRDLDGLGPGCGWGNKKTFAVVQVGFDTVNRQGLSAAYANAKPRSAIFREVGPIEGFPAVAYKDSEDDHRCTVVVGLADEYAISAGISLSAEKEDAGIDSCGPAERIAATVVGNLKDRAGE, from the coding sequence ATGGGGCGCGTGAGCGCGATGGTGGGTGTCGGTCTGGCGGTGCTGGCTGTCGCTGGGTGTTCGGAGGGTGTGGACGGGGCTGCGGCGCCGACGTCTGAGTCGTCGGTGTCCGAATCGGCAGGTCCGACATCTACAAGTGCTCAGGGGAGTGGTTCCGGGCTGCCGCATAGTGGCGCCCCGGCTGTGGCGGATCCGTTGCCGGAGTCGGCACTGCCCAGTGATCCGTGTGAAGTGCTCACGCCACAGCAAGTCAAGGAAGCGCTGGGCGAAGGAGCGACAGAGGGCGAGCGCAGAGACCTGGATGGTCTTGGGCCGGGCTGTGGTTGGGGGAATAAAAAAACCTTCGCTGTGGTTCAGGTTGGTTTTGACACCGTTAATCGGCAAGGTTTGAGTGCGGCGTATGCCAATGCCAAGCCACGGAGTGCGATCTTCCGTGAGGTAGGTCCGATCGAAGGTTTCCCTGCAGTGGCTTATAAGGACAGTGAAGACGACCATCGGTGCACTGTGGTGGTGGGGTTGGCCGATGAGTATGCGATATCTGCGGGCATATCTCTGAGTGCCGAAAAAGAAGACGCCGGGATCGACTCGTGTGGGCCTGCCGAGAGGATCGCTGCGACCGTTGTGGGGAACCTGAAGGACCGGGCGGGGGAGTGA
- a CDS encoding DUF3558 domain-containing protein → MGRVSAVVGVGLAVLAVAGCSEGVDGDAAPTSESSVSVSASPSSSAQAGGSELPHSGAPAVADPLPESALPSDPCEVLTPQQVEEILGEGAAAGKRADLDALGPGCDWSNRKTFGGFKIGFDTVARQGLSAAYANAKPRSAIFREVGPVDRFPAVAYKDSEDDRMCTVVVGLADDYAISATVSLSFEKEEAGIDSCGPAERIAATVVGNLKDRAGE, encoded by the coding sequence ATGGGGCGCGTGAGCGCGGTGGTGGGTGTCGGTTTGGCGGTGCTGGCCGTTGCTGGGTGTTCGGAGGGTGTGGACGGGGATGCGGCGCCGACGTCTGAGTCGTCGGTGTCCGTGTCGGCGAGTCCTTCGTCGAGTGCTCAGGCGGGTGGGTCGGAGTTGCCGCATAGTGGTGCGCCGGCTGTGGCGGATCCGTTGCCGGAGTCGGCGTTGCCCAGTGATCCGTGTGAGGTTCTTACGCCGCAGCAGGTTGAGGAAATACTGGGCGAAGGAGCGGCAGCGGGTAAACGAGCTGACTTGGACGCACTCGGGCCGGGCTGTGACTGGAGCAACCGGAAGACCTTCGGCGGGTTCAAAATCGGTTTCGACACTGTTGCCCGGCAAGGCTTGAGTGCGGCGTATGCCAATGCCAAGCCACGGAGTGCGATCTTCCGTGAGGTGGGTCCGGTCGATCGTTTTCCCGCGGTGGCTTACAAGGACAGCGAAGATGATCGCATGTGCACTGTGGTAGTGGGGTTGGCTGATGACTACGCGATATCGGCCACGGTGAGCCTGAGTTTTGAAAAAGAAGAAGCCGGGATCGACTCGTGTGGGCCTGCCGAGAGGATCGCTGCGACCGTTGTGGGGAATCTGAAGGACCGGGCGGGGGAGTGA
- the betT gene encoding choline BCCT transporter BetT, translated as MSDSGEHKLAKDSPKINRVTFVGASSIILVIALWGIIAPENAAETIGVLVNWVSEGLGWYYILLATVILVFVVIVAVSKYGKITLGPVESKPDYNLFTWGAMLFAAGIGIDLMFFSVSEPVTQYLQPPQVEPESLEATRDAVVWALFHYGITGWAMYALMGMTLGYFAFRRGLPLAVRAALYPIIGKRIHGRPGHAVDIAAALGTVFGVATSLGIGVVQLNFGLNFMFGIPQGTAAQIGLIVLAVLMATMSAVSGVDRGIRRLSQLNVILAAALMLFVLFADNPVYLLDALVLNIGDYIANFGDMTLNTFAYDRPTEWLNSWTLFFWAWWIAWAPFVGLFLARISWGRTIREFVAATLIIPFMFTATFLSVFGNSALRLVREGNEEFGQVAANTPEQGFYTLLAQYPGVTFSAGLATVVGLLLYVTSADSGALVLGNLTSKLSTSTAEATSGVRVFWSAVIGVLTLAMLIVGGVGTLQNATIIMGLPFSVVMVLVMWGLYKALRQEGQGTDQFLPAGGSEGKSDAESERVAAKR; from the coding sequence GTGTCCGATAGCGGCGAACATAAGCTCGCGAAGGACAGTCCTAAGATCAATCGCGTCACGTTCGTCGGAGCGTCGTCGATCATCCTCGTGATCGCCCTGTGGGGGATCATCGCTCCGGAGAACGCCGCGGAAACCATCGGTGTCCTCGTCAACTGGGTTTCGGAAGGACTCGGCTGGTACTACATCCTGCTCGCCACGGTGATACTCGTGTTCGTGGTGATCGTGGCCGTGTCCAAGTACGGCAAGATCACCCTCGGGCCAGTGGAGTCCAAACCGGACTACAACCTCTTCACCTGGGGTGCGATGCTGTTCGCCGCGGGCATCGGCATCGACCTCATGTTCTTCTCGGTCTCCGAGCCGGTGACGCAGTATCTGCAGCCCCCGCAGGTGGAACCGGAGTCGCTCGAAGCCACCCGGGACGCCGTGGTGTGGGCGCTGTTCCACTACGGTATCACCGGCTGGGCCATGTATGCGCTCATGGGAATGACGCTCGGGTACTTCGCGTTCCGGCGCGGCCTGCCGTTGGCCGTCCGAGCGGCGCTGTACCCGATCATCGGTAAGCGCATCCACGGCCGTCCCGGCCACGCGGTGGACATCGCCGCCGCCCTGGGCACGGTGTTCGGCGTCGCGACCTCGTTGGGTATCGGCGTGGTGCAGCTGAACTTCGGGTTGAACTTCATGTTCGGCATCCCGCAGGGCACGGCGGCGCAGATCGGGCTCATCGTGCTGGCGGTGCTGATGGCCACGATGTCCGCCGTGTCCGGTGTCGACAGGGGGATCCGGCGGCTGTCGCAGCTCAACGTGATCCTCGCGGCGGCGTTGATGCTGTTCGTCCTGTTCGCCGACAACCCGGTGTACCTGCTGGACGCGTTGGTGCTCAACATCGGCGACTACATCGCCAACTTCGGCGACATGACGCTGAACACCTTCGCGTACGACCGGCCCACCGAGTGGCTCAACTCCTGGACGCTGTTCTTCTGGGCCTGGTGGATCGCATGGGCACCGTTCGTCGGCCTGTTCCTCGCGCGCATCTCGTGGGGACGCACGATCCGGGAGTTCGTGGCGGCGACGCTGATCATCCCGTTCATGTTCACGGCCACGTTCCTGTCGGTGTTCGGCAACAGCGCGCTGCGCCTGGTGCGAGAGGGGAACGAGGAGTTCGGACAGGTCGCGGCGAACACACCGGAACAGGGCTTCTACACGCTGTTGGCGCAGTACCCGGGCGTGACGTTCAGCGCGGGCCTGGCCACGGTGGTCGGGTTGCTGCTTTATGTCACCTCCGCCGACTCGGGCGCTCTGGTGTTGGGAAACCTGACGTCGAAACTGTCGACGTCCACCGCCGAGGCCACGTCGGGGGTCCGGGTGTTCTGGTCCGCCGTCATCGGTGTGCTGACCTTGGCGATGCTCATCGTCGGCGGGGTCGGGACGCTTCAGAACGCCACCATCATCATGGGGCTGCCGTTCTCGGTGGTGATGGTGCTGGTGATGTGGGGCTTGTACAAGGCGCTACGCCAGGAAGGACAGGGCACCGACCAGTTCCTGCCGGCGGGTGGGTCCGAGGGCAAGTCCGACGCCGAGTCCGAAAGGGTCGCCGCGAAACGGTGA
- the betA gene encoding choline dehydrogenase produces MAKKYDYIIVGGGSAGCVLANRLSADPSVNVLVLEAGRPDWIWDILIHMPAALTMVIGNPLYDWRYESEPEPYMNGRRVYHGRGKVLGGSSSINGMIFQRGNPMDLERWASDPGMETWDYAHCLPYFKRMENCRAGGDQWRGDNGPLWLERGPMKNPLFGAFLEAAKQAGYPLTSDVNGYQQEGFAAFDRNIKNGRRWSASRAYLHPVKHRPNLTVQCLTHVNQVLFNGKKAIGVSVTRFGRRKSENIYGGEVILCGGAINTPQLLQLSGVGDPRHLQPLGIPIVQDLPGVGENLQDHLEVYVQHACKQPVTFNPALKLRNRPKIGLQWLLTRTGPAATNHFEAGGFVRGNDVVDYPNLMFHFLPVAVRYDGTQVEVPHGYQVHIGPMYSDVRGSVKIKSVDPKAKPALRFNYLSTENDRKEWVEAIHVAREILKQPALDEFNGGEISPGPTVQTDQEILDWVARDAETAYHPSCSARMGIDEMSVVDPKSMRVHGTENLRVVDASAMPYLTNGNIYAPVMMLAEKASDLILGNTPLPPADVPYYRYERTSKER; encoded by the coding sequence GTGGCCAAAAAGTATGACTACATCATCGTAGGTGGCGGATCGGCAGGATGCGTGCTAGCCAACCGGCTCAGCGCCGACCCGTCGGTCAACGTCCTCGTGCTGGAGGCCGGTCGTCCCGACTGGATCTGGGACATCCTCATCCACATGCCGGCGGCGCTGACCATGGTCATCGGTAACCCGCTGTACGACTGGCGTTACGAATCCGAGCCCGAGCCGTACATGAACGGCCGCCGCGTGTACCACGGTCGTGGCAAGGTGCTCGGTGGGTCGAGCTCCATCAACGGCATGATCTTCCAGCGCGGTAACCCGATGGACCTGGAGCGCTGGGCCTCCGACCCGGGCATGGAGACCTGGGACTACGCCCACTGCCTGCCGTACTTCAAGCGCATGGAGAACTGCCGTGCCGGTGGTGACCAGTGGCGGGGCGACAACGGTCCGCTGTGGCTGGAACGCGGTCCCATGAAGAACCCGCTGTTCGGCGCGTTCCTGGAGGCCGCGAAGCAGGCCGGTTACCCGCTCACCAGCGATGTCAACGGTTACCAGCAGGAAGGTTTCGCGGCGTTCGACCGCAACATCAAGAACGGTCGGCGCTGGTCGGCCTCGCGGGCGTACCTGCACCCGGTCAAGCACCGGCCCAACCTCACGGTGCAGTGCCTGACGCACGTCAACCAAGTGCTGTTCAACGGCAAGAAGGCCATCGGCGTATCGGTCACTCGATTCGGCCGTCGCAAGTCGGAGAACATCTACGGTGGTGAGGTCATCCTCTGCGGTGGGGCGATCAACACGCCGCAGCTGCTCCAGCTCTCCGGCGTGGGCGACCCGCGTCACCTGCAGCCGCTCGGCATCCCGATCGTGCAGGATCTGCCCGGTGTCGGTGAGAACCTCCAGGACCACCTCGAGGTCTACGTGCAGCACGCCTGCAAGCAGCCGGTGACCTTCAACCCCGCGCTCAAGCTGCGCAACCGTCCGAAGATCGGTCTGCAGTGGCTGCTGACCCGCACCGGCCCCGCGGCGACCAACCACTTCGAGGCCGGTGGGTTCGTGCGCGGTAACGACGTGGTCGACTACCCGAACCTGATGTTCCACTTCCTGCCGGTCGCGGTGCGTTACGACGGCACGCAGGTCGAGGTCCCGCACGGCTACCAAGTCCACATCGGACCGATGTACTCGGACGTCCGGGGCAGTGTCAAGATCAAGTCGGTCGACCCCAAGGCCAAGCCGGCGCTGCGGTTCAACTACCTGTCCACGGAGAACGACCGCAAGGAGTGGGTCGAGGCCATCCACGTCGCCCGCGAGATCCTGAAGCAGCCCGCCCTCGACGAGTTCAACGGCGGCGAGATCTCCCCGGGACCCACGGTGCAGACCGACCAGGAGATCCTGGACTGGGTCGCCCGCGACGCCGAAACCGCTTACCACCCCTCGTGCTCGGCGCGCATGGGCATCGACGAGATGTCCGTCGTCGACCCGAAGAGTATGCGTGTGCACGGCACGGAGAACCTGCGCGTGGTCGACGCCTCGGCCATGCCGTATCTCACCAACGGCAACATCTACGCGCCCGTGATGATGCTCGCGGAGAAGGCATCCGACCTCATTCTGGGCAACACGCCTCTGCCGCCGGCTGACGTTCCCTACTACCGGTATGAACGCACTTCCAAGGAAAGGTGA
- a CDS encoding aldehyde dehydrogenase family protein, translated as MRDLYIDGAWTEAVKPTGGRAVLNPYDGSTVATVSEAGPDDVDAAVTAARRAFDSGPWRSTSARERGDLLRRVAELLQRDREQIARQESLDTGKTLAEGRIDVDDVTNVFRYYAGLADADAGRVVDTGDPGVVSRVVYEPVGVCALIAPWNYPLLQISWKIAPALAAGNTMVLKPSELTPLTTITLVGLLEEAGVPPGVVNLVLGDGETVGSAMVRHPDVDLVSFTGGLATGQKIMALAAEGVKRVALELGGKNPNIVFADADFDTAVDYALAAAFIHSGQVCSAGARLIVQDSIHDEFVAELGRRADAIRLGNGLDERTECGPLISAEHRAKVEGYIERTIAEGARLVAGGKRPSEPELANGFFLRPTVFADCTADMTAVREEVFGPVVTVERFSDEAEAIRLANDTDYGLAGAVWTNDASRSQRVANALRHGTVWINDFHPYVPQAEWGGFGKSGIGRELGPYGLDEYREAKHIYHNINPAPMRWFAGPEKKG; from the coding sequence ATGAGAGACCTCTACATCGACGGCGCCTGGACCGAGGCTGTGAAGCCCACCGGTGGCCGGGCTGTGCTCAACCCCTACGACGGCAGCACGGTGGCGACCGTGTCCGAAGCCGGACCGGACGATGTGGACGCTGCGGTGACCGCCGCGCGGCGTGCTTTCGACTCCGGTCCTTGGCGGTCCACATCGGCCAGAGAGCGCGGCGATCTGCTCCGGCGGGTGGCGGAACTGCTGCAACGCGACCGCGAACAGATCGCCCGCCAGGAAAGCCTCGACACCGGCAAGACACTGGCCGAAGGACGTATCGACGTCGATGACGTCACCAACGTCTTCCGTTACTACGCGGGCCTGGCCGACGCCGACGCGGGACGTGTGGTGGACACCGGCGACCCCGGGGTGGTCAGTCGCGTCGTCTACGAACCGGTCGGGGTGTGCGCGCTCATCGCGCCGTGGAACTACCCACTGCTCCAGATCTCCTGGAAGATCGCCCCCGCGCTGGCCGCGGGCAACACCATGGTGCTCAAGCCCAGCGAACTGACCCCACTCACCACGATCACGTTGGTGGGATTGCTGGAGGAGGCCGGCGTTCCTCCCGGTGTGGTCAACCTCGTGCTCGGTGACGGTGAGACCGTGGGTTCGGCCATGGTGCGACACCCGGACGTCGACCTGGTGTCGTTCACCGGGGGACTGGCCACCGGTCAGAAGATCATGGCGTTGGCCGCCGAGGGGGTGAAACGCGTCGCCCTCGAACTGGGCGGGAAGAACCCCAACATCGTGTTCGCCGACGCCGATTTCGACACCGCCGTCGACTATGCGCTCGCCGCCGCGTTCATCCACTCCGGACAGGTGTGCTCGGCGGGTGCGCGACTGATCGTCCAGGACTCCATTCACGACGAATTCGTCGCCGAACTGGGTCGGCGTGCCGACGCCATCCGGCTCGGCAACGGTCTCGACGAGCGCACCGAATGCGGCCCGCTCATCTCCGCCGAACACCGGGCGAAGGTTGAAGGCTACATCGAACGCACCATCGCGGAGGGTGCGCGGCTCGTCGCGGGCGGGAAGCGTCCGTCCGAACCGGAACTCGCCAACGGGTTCTTCCTCCGCCCCACCGTGTTCGCCGACTGCACCGCCGACATGACGGCCGTGCGTGAGGAAGTCTTCGGTCCCGTTGTGACGGTCGAAAGGTTCAGCGACGAGGCCGAGGCCATCCGGCTTGCGAACGACACCGACTACGGTCTTGCGGGCGCGGTGTGGACCAACGACGCGTCCCGTTCGCAGCGGGTGGCGAACGCTCTGCGTCACGGAACCGTGTGGATCAACGACTTTCACCCGTACGTGCCGCAGGCCGAATGGGGCGGCTTCGGTAAATCCGGCATCGGGAGGGAACTCGGACCGTACGGTCTCGACGAATACCGCGAGGCCAAGCACATCTACCACAACATCAACCCGGCTCCTATGCGCTGGTTCGCCGGGCCGGAGAAGAAGGGATGA